Below is a window of Planctomycetes bacterium MalM25 DNA.
ACGATCCGGCGTGACCTCGCCAAGCTGATGGACGAGGGGCTCGCGGTTCGCACGCACGGCGGCGCTGTTCGCCCCGAGGCGGGTCTGCACGATGCCCCGTTCGCGCAGCGTCAAGTGATGAACGTCGAGGCGAAGCGCGCCATCGCCACCGAAGCGGCCAAGCTGGTCCAGCCGGGCGACGTCATCGGTATCGACGCCTCGACGACGGGCTTTGAGCTGGCTCGGATCCTCCGCAACCTCACGCCGTCGTCGCCCATCACGGTGGTATCGAACGGGCTCGACGTCGCTAAGGTCCTGGCGGGGCGTGACGGTTTCCGCATCATCTCGACCGGCGGCGAGCTCGACAACGAGGGGACCAGCTTCACCGGGACGATCGCCGAATCTTCACTGCGCCAATTCGCCCTGCGGCGTGCCTTCATGTCATGCAAGGGCTTCGACAAGGAACGCGGCCCGAGTGAGGCGTCCCTCGATCACGCCGCCATAAAAAGAACCATGCTTTCGGCTGCCGACGAGTCTATCTTGCTAGTGGACACGTCTAAGATTGGCTTGCCTTCAATCTGCTTCGTTGCCGAGCCGGCGTCCTACACCAGGATCGTTACGGAGAGCTCTGAGCAAGAGGCATTAAAATGAACTTATACGGGTAAGATACATTCGTCTCGAGCCGGAGCGGTTGGCTCTCTCTCCTCCTCGTTGAGTCAATCTTTCGGTTGGATTCTGTCTAGAGATTAGTGGGGGTATCTAGTCGTTTGTGCACGATCTATGGCATAGCTGTGGTTAAGATCAGATTCTGTATGACTTCAGGCGTAGCGTGTCGGTCTCCTCTTTGATCGGCGCCCGTCATCCACCAGCAAAGCATGCCAGCGTCAGAGCAGTCGAACTTGTTCCGCTGAAACTCTACGACGCCGTCTCTTTCAGCGTAGAGCAGCTGGTCCCATAACCAACCCACATCAGAATCGGTATGGTTGCATGCCCAGTCCCAAGGACTCTTTGCTGTTTGGAGCAGTGTATTCTGATCGCCTATCTGATGCTCCTTGACACCGAAGCCAAGGATGTCAGTCCATTGAAAAAAATCTCCGCTGTCGTCGTTCGCTGGATGGTGCGACACGACATGCACATGCTCAATATTGGAACGCTGCGACCCGCGAAGAGCGAAGCCGATGATGTCTGGCTCGCCCGCCTCGATTATCCACAATGGGTCGTTGGCGGTAGACGCATCGATAGCTTTCCGCAGGTCTTCAACCGCGGCTTCCTGCTCCTGCCTACAGTTGTAGTGACGCACCAAATTCCTGTAAGGACCGAATCGAGCGAGCCCCTCTCGGCACACTTTGTCCAGGACTTTCTGGCGGCGAAGCTCGTCAGATTTCGTGATGCGACTGCTAGGCCGCAGGTCGCATGAGTGTGAAAGATGAGTCAACCTATCCTGCAAGCCAGCCCTGCCAAGCAAGCCAAGCATGACCGCGGTGGCACCGATGTCGTCGGGATCAGGGGAATTGCCATCTACTACTATCGCCAGGCGACCCACGGGGGGCTTCAAGGGTGTCACGCGCTGTGCTGCATCATGGTCTTGAGGCGTATTGATTCTCCATTCAATATGGTGGTCGCCTGCCTGCATTGCGATCCTGTTCTTTGGCAAGTGTTTGGCATTGCCATTCCATACAATACCACTGATGTTCGGCGGAAGGCGTACCTCAGCGACCGAGTTCGCCGGGATCGTGAATTTCCATGTCACCCGCTTTTTCTCTTGCTTCCAGGAACTCTTAACGGTGCCGTAAGGCGTCTTCATGGTCGCTGCGACCGACTCCAAATCTTGTGGGATGAACGGCTGAAGCAACAGTCGTCGAAACCCCGCTTCCTCAGGGTGGCAGCGGATGCCCGCCAGGTAGTTCAGCATCCAGGCGGTGGGGTGGTTCATGGCGTGGTGATCAAGCGAACGCTGTGTTTGTCGAACCCTTGAGATGCCGATGAACCTTTCAAAGATCGTCGTGGCGTCGTAGTCACGTATGCTCTGCGCCACACCCGGGTAGTCGGGATTTTTGAGCATGCGCAGTGCCAGATCGACGTGGCCGTGCTCGGTGAGCTGAGGGTAGATGAAGTAGGACATAAAGCCGCCGTCAAACTTCGCCCCATTGTCCTCGTAGACCTTCGCCAACGACTTGGCGACGGCCTTCTCTTCAGCCGGATCGAACACGTCAAACGCCAAGGCCAGGCTGTCGTGCGTGCCGTTGCCCAGAGTCTGATCCTGCTCGTCGTAGTACGTCTCGCGGATCGACTTTCGGATGCCCTCGGCGAGGCGTCGACTCCATTGGGCATCGATTGAATGGCCGAGTGCCTCGGCCATCTGACCGAACCGATCCGCGGCCGCAAAGAAGTTTAGCGCAGCGATCAGCCGGTTGTCCGCTGGGGCACGGGGCACCTCTTGCGGGGCGGCGTGATCACCGTAGCGGTGAAGGCGTGGCAGCAACTTGTCGGACGCCTTCTCGAAGTACCTCAAGAACCGCCGCATCGCTTCGTAGTGATCGGCGGCGGTCTGCAGGTCGCCGTTCAGGCGGTAGCTGTGCCAGGCGATGAACAGAGGAGAAACAGCCCAAGTGAAGTCCCCCGCTGAGTTGGTGGCGCGCAGCCCGACTCCAACCCTGCCCGGAATGCCGTTCCGGTCCATTGGCGGTGTGTAGAAGAGCCGCACCTGCTGCCGGTAGAAGGACGCCGACTCCAAGGCTTGCATGCCGGTCGACCACGATGAATGCAGGTCGCCCCCCCACAGGCATTTCTCTCGGTGCGGGCAGTCCTCCAGCACGGAGTGCATGTTGTTGAGGTGCGTCTGGACGCCCATACCGAAGATTCGATCAAGCAGGGGGTCGGACGATTCAAACGTCGCTTTGATCGGGGCGTCCGTGTGGACGACCAACCCCTTGATCTGCCCCGCGGTCGGCGGCTCGCTCAGGCCGTGAACCTCGGCGTACCGGAAGCCGTGGTAGCTGAAGTAGGGACGCCAGTCATGAGGCTTCCCATCGGCGATAATATGATGATTCTGCGGCGAAGCGTGGCAGTTCCAGAACGAGTAGGGAACGTTATCGAGGCGGCGCCCCTCCTTGTCGAGCATCTCCGAGCAACGAACACGCAGGACGGTCCCTGCTGGCTCGTGGAAGCGTAGGCCGACCCAACCACTGATGTTCTGGCCCAGGTCAACGATCCAGGTCTTCTCTCCGACGCGCCAGGTTCTA
It encodes the following:
- the glpR gene encoding Glycerol-3-phosphate regulon repressor — translated: MLATERRSQILQLLDSSGAVQVTRLAEDLEVTDETIRRDLAKLMDEGLAVRTHGGAVRPEAGLHDAPFAQRQVMNVEAKRAIATEAAKLVQPGDVIGIDASTTGFELARILRNLTPSSPITVVSNGLDVAKVLAGRDGFRIISTGGELDNEGTSFTGTIAESSLRQFALRRAFMSCKGFDKERGPSEASLDHAAIKRTMLSAADESILLVDTSKIGLPSICFVAEPASYTRIVTESSEQEALK
- a CDS encoding Bacterial alpha-L-rhamnosidase gives rise to the protein MKSGESGPYHSQNKAGVLKHSASNLVGALALALLVTPASSSGDHAVVVGLKCDLRVTPLAVDRADPMLSWRLEGGRAGLAQRAYRIQAASTASRLSAPDFWDSGWVRAAESVAIPYAGKPFSAKQRIHWRVRIQDDQGDLSPWSEPSWFDAGLLDDAAWQGAEWISCTREIDVERGPPHVMGDWIAADRQSSQAEDASYHLKFSLPDKEVVYAGTWWSHVKKGAIQVEVNGRAGLSGPEGPPTINYKDYGFYLRPENEVRITLTDCDPGTPVSFGMQVVFADGSQQIVKSDDDWIAKMGQRKTPAKVVCEHGEAPLGEAMISPRAPLGAAWYKKDFEVTKQPTSARLYVCGLGYNEPYLNGEKVGDHVLDPGQTDYPQFAHYSVFDVTNNLRRGSNALSVLLGDGWYNNDRWFSHSRHRYGKPGLRAYLEVRYADGTLDHVVTSEGWRWKPSGVLRSNVFLGDDIDYRDWHTEWQRPGTPAGWEPVQTVEALSPRLIAQDQPPIRVVREIDPVRTWRVGEKTWIVDLGQNISGWVGLRFHEPAGTVLRVRCSEMLDKEGRRLDNVPYSFWNCHASPQNHHIIADGKPHDWRPYFSYHGFRYAEVHGLSEPPTAGQIKGLVVHTDAPIKATFESSDPLLDRIFGMGVQTHLNNMHSVLEDCPHREKCLWGGDLHSSWSTGMQALESASFYRQQVRLFYTPPMDRNGIPGRVGVGLRATNSAGDFTWAVSPLFIAWHSYRLNGDLQTAADHYEAMRRFLRYFEKASDKLLPRLHRYGDHAAPQEVPRAPADNRLIAALNFFAAADRFGQMAEALGHSIDAQWSRRLAEGIRKSIRETYYDEQDQTLGNGTHDSLALAFDVFDPAEEKAVAKSLAKVYEDNGAKFDGGFMSYFIYPQLTEHGHVDLALRMLKNPDYPGVAQSIRDYDATTIFERFIGISRVRQTQRSLDHHAMNHPTAWMLNYLAGIRCHPEEAGFRRLLLQPFIPQDLESVAATMKTPYGTVKSSWKQEKKRVTWKFTIPANSVAEVRLPPNISGIVWNGNAKHLPKNRIAMQAGDHHIEWRINTPQDHDAAQRVTPLKPPVGRLAIVVDGNSPDPDDIGATAVMLGLLGRAGLQDRLTHLSHSCDLRPSSRITKSDELRRQKVLDKVCREGLARFGPYRNLVRHYNCRQEQEAAVEDLRKAIDASTANDPLWIIEAGEPDIIGFALRGSQRSNIEHVHVVSHHPANDDSGDFFQWTDILGFGVKEHQIGDQNTLLQTAKSPWDWACNHTDSDVGWLWDQLLYAERDGVVEFQRNKFDCSDAGMLCWWMTGADQRGDRHATPEVIQNLILTTAMP